The following proteins come from a genomic window of Amphiura filiformis chromosome 16, Afil_fr2py, whole genome shotgun sequence:
- the LOC140172403 gene encoding uncharacterized protein, whose amino-acid sequence MEEKRQAYCPHSDKARTIRGTWVTLEVEKAVKMGYVIDNIEIVWDWEQRAEYDKETKTGGLFTEYIDQFLQLKQEASGYPDWCENLEDKERYVEEYYENEGIRLDSENIEKNPGMRSLAKLCLNSMWGKFAQRSNMSQTVILDDPSEVYKLLTSDSVTVDNIRLINDEVIEVTYREEGDFARINPNTNVVIAAFTTCHARLKLYEVLEKLGDRAMYQDTDSVIFLSRKGDWEPPIGDYLGHLTDEVDPKDGNHISTFVTGGCKNYVYKLDTGKTVMKVRGITLNVRNSELVNYSTLERMVRGLKSGEGEERVTVTDPHRIVRNVKTKNIESRVSKKDYRVVFDKRWIVNGFETLPYGYGVYKGDV is encoded by the exons ATGGAAGAGAAACGACAAGCCTACTGCCCTCATTCGGATAAAGCCCGAACGATCCGGGGTACGTGGGTGACCCTCGAAGTAGAGAAAGCCGTGAAGATGGGATACGTCATCGACAATATCGAAATCGTGTGGGATTGGGAACAACGAGCAGAGTACGATAAAGAGACCAAGACGGGCGGTCTGTTCACCGAGTATATAGACCAATTTCTCCAATTGAAACAGGAAGCTAGCGGCTATCCAGACTGGTGCGAGAACCTCGAAGACAAGGAGCGTTACGTCGAAGAGTACTACGAAAACGAAGGGATACGACTGGACTCCGAGAATATCGAGAAGAATCCTGGCATGAGATCGCTCGCCAAGCTGTGCCTGAACAGCATGTGGG GTAAATTTGCGCAAAGATCCAATATGAGTCAAACGGTCATCCTCGACGACCCTTCCGAAGTATACAAGTTGTTGACCAGCGATAGCGTCACCGTCGACAATATTCGACTCATCAACGACGAAGTCATCGAAGTAACCTACCGGGAAGAAGGGGACTTTGCCCGAATTAATCCGAACACCAACGTCGTCATCGCGGCTTTTACAACTTGTCACGCCAGGTTGAAGTTGTACGAAGTCCTGGAAAAGTTAGGAGATCGCGCCATGTACCAAGATACGG ATAGCGTCATTTTCCTCAGTCGTAAGGGCGATTGGGAACCCCCTATCGGCGATTATCTGGGCCATTTGACGGACGAGGTCGACCCCAAAGACGGTAATCACATCTCTACTTTCGTCACGGGAGGCTGCAAGAATTACGTATACAAATTGGATACGGGAAAGACGGTTATGAAAGTGCGCGGGATCACCTTGAACGTCCGTAATTCCGAACTGGTAAATTACTCCACCCTGGAACGTATGGTACGAGGCTTGAAGTCGGGCGAAGGAGAAGAAAGGGTAACGGTAACCGATCCTCATCGAATCGTGCGTAACGTTAAAACCAAAAATATCGAGAGTCGGGTATCGAAGAAAGATTACCGAGTGGTCTTCGACAAGAGATGGATCGTGAATGGTTTTGAAACGCTACCTTACGGGTACGGCGTCTATAAAGGGGACGTTTAA
- the LOC140172404 gene encoding uncharacterized protein F54H12.2-like: MSLVSNHSCPCSKTETDLFSVPPTQTDILSSQFLEYKPLNAVTSDGPLEFTVPGSPDGYLDLSQTQLYVRAKITLPDGADIPQDAPVGPTNLFLHSMFNQVDVHLNDRMVSVASNTYAYRAMIETLLTYGSDATKSHLTSSLFYKDTPYKMDICDPALIDDEANVGLKKRAQFTHNSRVVDMVGMIHSDIFCQEKFLLGGVDLKLKLHRSKNEFCLLRGIRPQIQQPAYRVQIMDATLFVRSAKLNPTLTMSHAKELERGVTAKYPIRRVDVKSFSIPQGNLSFVRESLFTGQIPRRIIFGLVDNTAYNGSYAKNPYFFKHFNLNYRALHCNGETIPWKPLRPRFEEADAQPNLQGHIMAYQTLFQGTSNLHKDRGVQVAREDYAGGYTLFAFDLSPDASDDAHLNLLRNGSVRLELQFQVPLPNTVNLVVYAEWDSMLEITKSRSIVIDYDH, from the coding sequence ATGTCTCTCGTCAGTAACCACTCCTGCCCCTGTTCTAAAACGGAAACGGATCTATTCAGCGTTCCCCCGACTCAGACCGATATACTAAGCAGTCAATTTCTCGAATATAAACCGTTGAACGCCGTGACGTCGGATGGACCGTTGGAATTTACGGTACCGGGATCTCCGGATGGTTACTTGGATCTGTCGCAAACTCAACTGTATGTCAGGGCAAAAATCACGTTACCCGATGGAGCCGATATACCGCAAGACGCCCCGGTCGGACCTACGAACCTGTTTTTGCATTCGATGTTCAATCAGGTGGACGTCCACTTGAACGATAGAATGGTCAGCGTCGCTTCCAACACTTACGCCTATCGCGCCATGATAGAAACTCTGCTCACTTACGGATCGGACGCTACAAAATCGCACTTGACATCGTCGCTCTTCTACAAAGATACCCCGTACAAAATGGATATCTGCGACCCCGCGCTAATAGACGATGAAGCTAACGTCGGACTGAAGAAACGTGCTCAGTTTACCCATAATAGTCGCGTGGTGGATATGGTCGGGATGATTCATTCGGACATTTTCTGTCAGGAAAAGTTTCTATTGGGAGGCGTAGATCTTAAACTCAAACTTCACAGGAGCAAAAACGAATTCTGTCTACTGAGGGGTATCAGACCTCAAATCCAACAACCCGCGTACAGAGTGCAGATCATGGACGCCACTCTCTTCGTAAGGAGCGCTAAACTTAATCCGACATTGACCATGTCTCACGCCAAGGAGTTGGAACGCGGAGTTACCGCCAAGTACCCTATTCGTCGCGTGGACGTCAAGAGTTTCTCGATCCCGCAAGGTAATCTATCCTTTGTCCGCGAAAGCTTGTTTACGGGACAGATACCCAGACGTATCATCTTTGGACTCGTTGATAATACTGCCTACAATGGATCGTACGCCAAGAACCCATATTTCTTCAAACATTTCAACTTGAATTACCGAGCTCTACACTGCAACGGTGAAACCATTCCGTGGAAACCCCTCAGACCTCGTTTCGAAGAAGCCGACGCTCAACCTAACCTCCAAGGACATATAATGGCTTATCAGACGTTGTTTCAAGGCACAAGCAACCTGCACAAGGACCGAGGCGTACAGGTAGCCAGGGAAGATTACGCTGGCGGATACACTCTGTTCGCCTTTGATCTATCGCCGGATGCATCTGACGACGCTCACCTCAACCTTTTACGTAACGGATCGGTTCGTCTCGAATTACAGTTTCAAGTACCCCTTCCTAACACGGTCAACCTGGTCGTCTACGCCGAGTGGGATTCCATGCTGGAAATTACCAAATCTCGCAGCATCGTCATCGATTACGACCATTAA